In Naumovozyma castellii chromosome 1, complete genome, one DNA window encodes the following:
- the COG8 gene encoding Golgi transport complex subunit COG8 (ancestral locus Anc_4.339), producing the protein MNIILNNLFDEGTLSKTELKYCEDVLNEALQSENKAYESYFSSRPIPGSIVEEIAEVEAQISTLERKMKSLLVENKETVLNDVLKDDGRETLDQIHDQLDQLWELDNMAVKNDSETIDTTDEQDSKNDINIDEFLGQNDSDAKESKEDAFHLALRKLRTRMNNQDENQSVSGNLALVLDNLTKITDLMELPYMARTCIRTGHYQEAVMLYTHTNSLRAKYPDSSIVESICQNVLKEINTTMLMGLVKLLSTNITVNSMKKILKYLAAIPPFDNKDSSALLNVFLSVRFRFIQKEVASYSLKIDPPNESLLEMMVKRKIEVLREHIYMSLNVFCKNFSYNTDSILFPLREELTDVRDKDNNILSIHSKAIQTNPLMLQFVSKCVAYLLKELKDAKLQQKLSNSVCLQLVYCSFRLFDLNPNYHNILLSQVFESEIFTKEQLLDAIKKRSELAAMYTHK; encoded by the coding sequence ATGAATATTATACTGAACAATTTGTTCGATGAAGGTACCCTATCCAAAACTGAGTTGAAATACTGCGAAGACGTATTAAATGAAGCTTTACAATCGGAAAACAAAGCATATGAGAGTtacttttcttcaagacCTATTCCTGGTAGTATTGTCGAGGAAATTGCTGAGGTTGAGGCCCAGATATCAACTTTAgagaggaagatgaagagttTATTGgttgaaaataaagaaactGTGTTGAATGATGTATTGAAAGATGATGGAAGAGAAACACTGGATCAAATACACGATCAATTGGATCAATTATGGGAGCTGGATAATATGGCTGTCAAGAACGATTCGGAAACGATAGATACTACAGACGAACAAGATAGTAAAAATGatataaatattgatgagTTCTTAGGTCAGAATGACTCTGACGCTAAAGAGTCGAAAGAAGATGCATTCCACTTGGCATTGAGAAAACTACGCACAAGGATGAATAACCAAGATGAGAACCAATCTGTCTCTGGAAATTTGGCCTTGGTTCTAGATAATTTGACTAAAATAACAGATTTGATGGAATTACCATATATGGCACGTACATGTATTAGGACGGGGCATTACCAAGAGGCTGTCATGTTGTATACACATACGAATTCTTTGAGAGCTAAATACCCGGATTCCTCGATTGTGGAAAGTATATGTCAAAATGtgttgaaagaaataaacaCCACTATGTTAATGGGGCTTGTGAAATTACTATCGACCAATATAACAGTGAATTccatgaagaaaattttaaaatacCTAGCGGCAATTCCACCGTTTGACAACAAAGATTCCTCTGCACTCCTAAACGTGTTTCTATCAGTCCGATTTcgatttattcaaaaagaaGTAGCCTCCTATTCCTTAAAGATTGACCCACCCAATGAATCACTATTAGAAATGATGgtgaaaagaaagataGAAGTTCTACGAGAGCATATCTACATGTCTTTGAACGTTTTTTGTAAGAATTTCTCATACAATACAGACTCGATTTTGTTTCCCTTAAGAGAAGAGCTCACGGATGTTCGTGATAAAGATAACAATATCTTGTCGATTCATTCAAAAGCTATACAAACAAATCCTCTCATGTTGCAATTCGTAAGCAAATGTGTGGCATATCTCCTTAAAGAACTGAAAGACGCCAAGCTACAACAAAAATTAAGTAATTCCGTATGTTTGCAATTGGTGTACTGTTCATTTAGATTGTTCGACTTAAACCCAAATTACCATAACATATTGCTAAGTCAAGTCTTTGAATCAGAAATATTCACTAAGGAACAGTTGCTGGATGCAATCAAGAAAAGATCTGAATTGGCTGCTATGTATACGCATAAGTAG
- the TCB3 gene encoding Tcb3p (ancestral locus Anc_4.340), which yields MVKSAGFENAEQTKKSVPKTESQSGTQQLDKMPQSERTPHSQGLSDTPSNKNERDATVEKIKPLSPEAAQKHEILVASSVKNPKVPTPNTQGTVGSVPLEKVHPADLRRAPSRKPNKFDTSITGPGILDELNSFQKEDLKSKLEAENPATLFPWRTVAEFHSSGKGSPNTANAKVIKAYILENFYNDWYANVSIVIGTCFISWLFAYWGFSWWSLGLVFLGTSSVYSAEFRRFNRNIRDDLKRTTVEETISGKVETTLWLNSFLSKFWVIYMPVLSQQVKDQVNPILAGVAPGYGIDALSLDEFTLGSKAPAIRGIKSYTKTGKNSIEMDWSFAFTPNDESDMTPTEVKEKVNPKISLGVTLGKSFLSKTLPVLVEDINVAGKMRIRLEFGRIFPNIKMVSVQLLEPPLIDFVLKPLGGDTLGLDVMSFLPGLKSLVKTIINSNVGPMLYAPNHMDIDVEQIMAAQENDAIGCLVVTVTSADGLKGSDFITNTVDPYVVISLEKNLPSEDKQKRTSIKSDNKNPRWNETRYLLLPSLNQTLTLSCFDYNDVRRDTLIGDISIDLNTFLQEPVQDNLTSELMVGAKSRGLLNYSLRWVPVVQPADASKSSEESSGSEEVELVDDTDDFEDSSESDVGILKFTLQKVKSLNTATSMTGNLSPCASLFIDNVLRKSYRTLKRLNEPSWGEVSELIIGSKTDSRITLKIYDDRMGGKELLCEYSSTVEDLIAASEVGQESVKGSPQGDIFFTAQWKPLKVQGTFAYNAPITGPIGCAKITVNRAIVKSNLSGFGDIDPYFIVSLNKHIKYKSRHYSDTTKPVFNETVYVPIASESQHISVELYDYQSVGKDRKIGTLQVPLSQAMKRDNKGNYIDSSNSMYFENYTLRGPDGHSSNDIMELGVGFIPTLPVYSPDERAAIAELEKELKKKQDEFSKKQEELKKKMEKDPGNWEVAEVPDPFEEDEKKIHKKQKLSLEELLQHNSGLLTIQILSGSLGRDRGFLEGLVDDICYPSFVLKCRGDSVKPETNVVFIRDLKNSKLHFRVSRKNIAKEPQDVISTDTFDTIKLLQSSYEQAYNVNFSGANLKIRMLYDPSTTALPHESVADTGYLDLKFVSAEHLMAGDRNGKSDPFVVAYIDRKKVYKTQVIKKTLDPVWNESTRIAIPSRSRSEFILNVFDWDRAGSNDDLGNVKIDMSTLEPHKRYEWDCPLSTQGTLKLEGKFTPQYITPEVSEAEGASSDAPIASITAVSGSGMQAAKQVSGAAFGVANTVASGGVQRGGRLLKTFGGDKIKLPKISGEFRRKSNSHHGRDSLDYDPSTPNKSYAAVQGPNNLEGQDSLRTQNGSDQKSAAALSNHSQVDNSNIKQAQSQPSTPKTPKDLTRSSSMAHTLRPDGVYSGTLSILTAENVAKNVVVRVSLTEKGKNRHIYTSSKQKINDKGIATFNENTTFKTTPETTVVIGAVSHHKLSKDKDLGFAQVNLSDPQVHAGENIALKLGDGHLIVRIDYAKDGSSK from the coding sequence ATGGTGAAATCAGCTGGGTTCGAAAACGCTGAACAAACTAAAAAATCGGTTCCAAAAACCGAATCACAGTCAGGTACACAGCAGTTAGATAAAATGCCTCAATCAGAAAGAACTCCCCACTCACAAGGCCTTTCAGATACGCCAagtaataaaaatgaaagagATGCCACTGTTGAGAAAATTAAGCCTCTATCACCTGAGGCCGCTCAGAAACATGAAATTCTTGTTGCCTCATCAGTAAAAAATCCAAAGGTCCCTACACCAAATACCCAGGGTACTGTTGGGTCTGTACCTTTGGAAAAGGTTCATCCTGCTGATTTGAGAAGAGCCCCTTCGAGGAAACCAAACAAATTCGATACTTCAATTACAGGACCGGGTATTTTAGATGAACTTAACAGTTTCCAAAAGGAGGATTTAAAGAGTAAATTGGAAGCTGAAAATCCTGCTACTTTATTTCCTTGGAGAACTGTTGCTGAATTTCATTCAAGCGGGAAAGGTTCACCTAACACAGCCAATGCTAAGGTTATCAAGGCCTACATCTTGGAAAACTTCTATAATGATTGGTATGcaaatgtttcaattgtGATAGGTACTTGTTTTATCTCGTGGTTGTTTGCTTATTGGGGGTTTTCATGGTGGTCGCTTGGACTTGTGTTCTTAGGAACATCATCAGTCTATTCTGCAGAATTCCGTAGGTTTAATAGAAATATTAGAGATGATTTGAAGAGAACTActgttgaagaaacaatttcTGGGAAAGTAGAAACTACCCTTTGGTTGAATTCGTTCCTATCTAAATTTTGGGTTATCTATATGCCCGTCCTATCCCAACAGGTTAAGGATCAGGTGAATCCTATCCTTGCTGGTGTGGCACCTGGTTATGGTATTGATGCTCTATCCCTTGATGAATTTACCTTAGGTTCAAAGGCACCCGCTATTAGAGGTATTAAATCATATACCAAGACTGGTAAGAACTCAATTGAAATGGATTGGTCGTTCGCATTCACTCCAAATGATGAATCAGATATGACCCCTACTGAAGTAAAGGAGAAAGTCaatccaaaaatttctCTTGGTGTCACATTAGGTAAGAGTTTCCTTTCTAAAACCTTGCCCGTCCTTGTTGAGGATATCAATGTTGCAGGTAAGATGCGTATTCGTTTAGAATTTGGTAGGATTTTCCCAAATATTAAGATGGTTTCGGTTCAATTATTGGAACCCCCATTAATTGATTTCGTTTTAAAACCCTTAGGCGGAGATACCTTAGGTTTAGATGTTATGTCCTTCTTGCCCGGTTTGAAAAGTTTAGTGAaaactattattaattCTAACGTTGGTCCAATGTTGTACGCTCCAAATCATATGGATATTGATGTTGAACAAATAATGGCTGCCCAAGAAAATGACGCAATTGGATGTCTTGTTGTTACTGTTACTTCTGCTGATGGATTGAAAGGTTCCGATTTTATTACAAATACTGTTGATCCATATGTCGTAATATCATTAGAAAAGAATCTCCCTAGTGAAGACAAACAAAAAAGAACTTCGATTAAATCAGATAATAAGAACCCACGTTGGAATGAAACAAGATATCTCCTTTTACCATCATTAAACCAAACATTGACATTATCTTGTTTTGATTACAATGATGTGAGAAGAGATACTTTAATTGGTGACATTTCTATTGATTTGAACACGTTCTTACAGGAACCTGTACAGGATAACCTAACCTCCGAGCTAATGGTGGGTGCCAAATCAAGAGGTTTGTTGAACTACTCCTTACGTTGGGTTCCAGTTGTACAGCCTGCTGATGCCTCCAAATCCAGTGAAGAAAGCAGTGGAAgtgaagaagttgaattAGTTGATGATAcagatgattttgaagattctAGTGAGTCAGACGTCGGTATCTTAAAGTTTACCTTACAAAAGGTAAAGTCTTTAAATACAGCTACTTCAATGACAGGAAACTTAAGTCCATGTGCCTCTCtatttattgataatgTATTAAGGAAATCTTACAGAACATTAAAACGTCTAAACGAACCATCCTGGGGTGAAGTTAGTGAGTTGATCATTGGTTCAAAAACGGATTCAAGAATcactttgaaaatttatgaTGACCGCATGGGTGGGAAAGAATTATTGTGTGAATACTCATCCACAGTTGAAGATTTAATTGCTGCGTCAGAAGTTGGTCAAGAATCAGTGAAAGGTAGCCCACAGGGTGATATATTCTTTACCGCACAATGGAAGCCCTTGAAGGTTCAAGGTACATTTGCATATAACGCTCCAATTACTGGTCCTATTGGTTGCGCTAAAATTACAGTTAATCGTGCAATTGTCAAATCTAACCTTTCTGGTTTCGGTGACATTGATCcttattttattgtttcATTAAACAAGcatattaaatataaatcCAGACATTATTCAGATACTACAAAACCTGTTTTTAATGAGACAGTCTATGTTCCTATTGCCTCCGAATCTCAACATATCTCGGTAGAATTGTATGATTATCAATCGGTTGGAAAAGATAGAAAAATCGGAACACTCCAAGTTCCATTATCGCAGGCAATGAAGAGGGATAATAAAGGTAATTACATCGATAGTAGCAACTCCATGTATTTTGAGAACTATACATTGAGGGGACCTGATGGCCATAGttcaaatgatattatGGAATTGGGAGTAGGGTTTATTCCAACATTACCTGTGTATTCTCCAGATGAAAGAGCAGCAATTGCAGAATTAGAAAAAGAactaaagaagaagcaagatgagttttcaaagaaacaagaggagctgaagaagaaaatggaaaaagACCCAGGCAATTGGGAAGTTGCTGAGGTTCCAGatccatttgaagaagatgaaaagaagatCCATAAAAAGCAAAAGTTATCGCTCGAAGAGTTACTTCAACATAATTCTGGTTTATTgacaattcaaatattgtCAGGTTCTTTGGGTAGAGATAGAGGTTTCTTGGAAGGATTGGTGGATGATATATGCTACCCTAGTTTTGTGCTGAAATGCAGAGGTGATTCAGTGAAACCTGAAACTAATGTAGTTTTTATTCGTGATCTGAAGAACAGTAAGTTACATTTCAGAGTTTCCAGAAAGAATATAGCTAAAGAGCCTCAAGATGTTATCTCCACTGATACATTCGATACAATTAAGTTGTTGCAGTCTAGTTATGAACAAGCTTACAATGTGAATTTTAGTGGTGCCAATTTAAAGATTAGGATGTTATATGACCCATCCACCACTGCTTTGCCACATGAATCAGTGGCTGATACTGGGTACTTGGATCTAAAGTTTGTTTCAGCTGAGCACTTAATGGCTGGTGATAGAAATGGTAAATCGGATCCTTTCGTGGTTGCTTACATTGATCGCAAAAAGGTATACAAGACTCAAGTTATCAAGAAAACCCTGGATCCCGTGTGGAATGAAAGTACTAGAATTGCAATTCCATCAAGAAGTAGATCCGAATTTATCCTCAATGTTTTCGATTGGGATCGTGCTGGTTCTAATGATGATTTGGGTAATGTCAAGATTGATATGTCCACTCTTGAACCACACAAACGATATGAGTGGGATTGTCCATTATCAACACAAGGTACGTTGAAGTTGGAAGGTAAATTCACACCTCAATACATTACACCAGAAGTATCAGAGGCAGAAGGTGCATCAAGTGACGCACCTATTGCTTCGATTACTGCTGTTAGTGGTTCGGGTATGCAAGCAGCCAAACAAGTTTCAGGAGCTGCCTTCGGGGTTGCAAATACTGTTGCATCTGGTGGTGTTCAAAGAGGTGGTCGTTTGTTGAAAACCTTTGGTGGTGATAAGATTAAATTGCCAAAAATATCTGGTGAGTTTAGAAGAAAATCTAATTCTCATCATGGAAGAGACTCGTTAGATTATGATCCATCCACTCCAAATAAAAGCTATGCTGCTGTGCAAGGACCTAATAATCTCGAAGGGCAGGATTCATTGCGTACACAAAATGGCTCTGATCAGAAATCAGCGGCTGCCCTATCAAATCATTCACAAGTTGATAATTCTAATATTAAACAAGCCCAATCTCAACCATCTACTCCCAAAACTCCAAAAGATTTGACTAGAAGTAGCAGCATGGCACATACTCTAAGGCCCGATGGGGTATATTCCGGTACTCTTTCGATATTGACTGCAGAGAACGTTGCTAAGAATGTAGTCGTAAGAGTTTCTCTTACTGAGAAAGGTAAGAACAGACATATCTACACATCAAGTAAACAAAAGATCAATGACAAGGGTATTGCAACATTTAATGAGAATACAACTTTCAAAACGACACCTGAAACCACGGTTGTTATTGGAGCTGTTTCTCATCATAAGCTTTCAAAAGATAAGGATCTTGGGTTTGCACAGGTTAACTTGAGTGACCCACAGGTTCATGCTGGTGAAAATATTGCACTAAAATTGGGGGATGGACATCTTATTGTTCGTATTGATTATGCTAAAGACGGTTCCTCAAAATAG
- the RPL6A gene encoding 60S ribosomal protein eL6 (ancestral locus Anc_4.341): protein MSVQQAPKWYPSEDVAAAKKTRKASRPQKLRASLVPGTVLILLAGRFRGKRVVYLKHLEDNTLLISGPFKVNGVPLRRVNARYVIATSTTVSVEGVNVEKFNVEYFAKEKLTKKQKKEANLFPEQQNKEIKSERVEDQKVVDKALLAEIKKTPMLKQYLAASFSLKNGDKPHLLKF, encoded by the exons ATGAGTGTTCAACAA GCTCCAAAGTGGTATCCATCTGAAGACGTTGCTGCCGCAAAGAAGACCAGAAAGGCTTCTCGTCCACAAAAGTTACGTGCTTCTCTAGTCCCAGGTACTGTCTTGATCTTACTTGCTGGTCGTTTCAGAGGTAAGAGAGTTGTTTACTTGAAGCATTTGGAAGACAACACTTTGTTGATTTCCGGTCCATTCAAGGTCAACGGTGTTCCATTGAGAAGAGTCAATGCTCGTTATGTTATTGCTACTTCTACCACCGTTTCCGTCGAAGGTGTCAACGTTGAAAAGTTCAACGTTGAATATTTCGCTAAGGAAAAATTGACTAAGAAGCAAAAGAAGGAAGCTAACTTATTCCCAGAACAACAAAACAAGGAAATCAAGTCCGAACGTGTTGAAGACCAAAAGGTTGTTGACAAGGCTTTGTTGGCTGAAATCAAGAAGACTCCAATGTTGAAGCAATACTTAGCTGCCTCCTTCTCTTTGAAGAATGGTGACAAGCCacatttgttgaaattttaa
- the FPR3 gene encoding peptidylprolyl isomerase FPR3 (ancestral locus Anc_4.342): protein MSDLLPLATYNLNIEPYTPTPACDDKMPVTIKITMAALNPEAYDKENKPSTLRIVKRNPDFHDADYDDILNGDYDEEEMDDEEEESEEEEKSTKKNKKAKKAEKESSSEDEEDEEDESDDDEFEEYVLLTLSPKSQFQQSLDITIAPEEDIQFIVTGSYGISLTGNYIKHPFDTPIIDAEDEDSEDYDSEDYESAEDELDDLINDDEEEEDEEIRIEEIIEDDGDKSKKQNKNKKRKQESEEEKEKVTSKKVKQSKVEPKDEAPKKNNEKPKTQALEGGIIVEDRVVGKGPQAKKGSRIGMRYIGKLKNGKVFDKNTSGKPFVFKLGQGEVIKGWDIGVAGMAVGGERRIVIPAPYAYGKQALPGIPANSQLTFDVKLVSMK from the coding sequence ATGTCTGACCTATTACCATTAGCCACTTACAACTTAAATATCGAGCCATACACTCCAACACCTGCCTGTGATGATAAGATGCCAGTGACCATTAAGATCACTATGGCTGCGTTGAATCCAGAAGCCTATGACAAGGAAAACAAACCATCCACCTTGAGAATTGTGAAGAGGAATCCAGATTTCCATGATGCTGATTATGATGACATTTTAAATGGTGATTACGACGAGGAGGAAatggatgatgaggaagaagagtctgaagaagaagaaaaatctaccaaaaagaataagaagGCTAAAAAGGCTGAGAAGGAATCATCTtctgaagatgaggaagatgaagaagatgaaagtgatgatgacgaatttgaagaatacgTTCTCTTGACTTTATCTCCTAAGAgtcaatttcaacaaagtTTGGACATTACTATTGCCCCAGAGGAAGACATCCAATTTATTGTCACTGGTTCTTACGGTATTTCTTTAACCGGTAACTACATTAAGCACCCATTCGATACTCCAATTATTGATgcagaagatgaagatagTGAAGATTACGATAGCGAAGATTATGAATCCGCTGAAGACgaattggatgatttaatcaatgatgatgaggaagaagaagatgaggaaaTTCGTATTGAGGAAATAATTGAAGACGATGGGGATAAATCAAAGAagcaaaataaaaacaaaaagagaaagcaagaatctgaagaagaaaaggaaaaagtGACATCTAAGAAGGTTAAACAATCAAAAGTTGAACCTAAAGATGAAGCtccaaagaaaaacaatgaaaaacCAAAGACTCAGGCATTAGAGGGAGGTATTATTGTTGAAGATCGTGTTGTTGGTAAAGGTCCACAAGCCAAGAAAGGTTCTAGAATTGGGATGAGATATATTGGTAAGCTTAAGAATGGCAAAGTCTTTGATAAGAACACAAGCGGGAAGCCATTTGTTTTCAAGTTAGGTCAAGGTGAAGTGATCAAGGGGTGGGACATTGGTGTCGCTGGAATGGCTGTTGGTGGTGAACGTAGAATCGTCATCCCTGCTCCATATGCATATGGTAAACAAGCTCTACCAGGTATTCCAGCTAACTCACAATTGACCTTTGATGTCAAACTGGTTTCTATgaaatga
- the HMG1 gene encoding hydroxymethylglutaryl-CoA reductase (NADPH) HMG1 (ancestral locus Anc_4.343) yields the protein MPLLFKQMKHLATPFAYVARYSARHPIHVILTTLLVSTAAYLSVIQYFFSGWHLDSNTIFSSNNRDQNRFFNDCTHYYRSPSSNGWHLISNEDSSSLQMTDHYYLFDMNFNSNPSISVPELNDTIYENNANKYILRTEPAIPSELTSNDGTQWRLTSNSNYFSEIQRFFSFLYKSCTTHINESEPFDLFIIILSYVTMLYTLAGLFTDMKKRGSNIWLTISTIINSGCALVLALYTTQCIIEAPVNVFSLVEGLPFIFVIIGFKHKVKMASYALRKVERIGISKKTTTDQIIYDSMAKEGGRLVQDHLLCITAFIGCSIYASHLEALTNFCILCSFILTFELILTSTFFAAILSLKLEIYVIHRSTIIKQTLEEDGVIPTTADIISSAESKSKTSFFQSNTAVIIAKLSIILLFVVVHFYNFGARWATGALTALYMNRGPKALPDFIKSVSNNDLFSEQVVISIAPIQYYQPAKSYHQLEDMIFSVLSYVSVAIRDRFVSKLIFFGLAFSASINIYLLNAARIHTLLTANELSKKINGIVNRPSSKESQSTVSPVPSAVYNKLHEKNLNVPGESTYVIPECSTDSEETDSDESEISNRPLEELEQVMKEGRTKLLKNKEIASLVINSKLPLYALEKQLGDTTRAVAVRRKALSILADAPVLATDRLPYKNFDYDRVFGACCENVIGYMPLPVGVIGPLIIDDVPYHIPMATTEGCLVASAMRGCKAINAGGGITTVLTKDGMTRGPVVRFPSLKRSGACKIWLDSEDGQEKIKKAFNSTSRFARLQHIQTALAGDLLFIRFRTTTGDAMGMNMISKGVEHSLHQMVTEYGWYDMEIVSVSGNYCTDKKPAAVNWIEGRGKSIVAEATIPGNIVRSVLKSDVTALVDLNISKNLIGSAMAGSVGGFNAHAANLVTAVFLALGQDPAQNVESSNCITLMKEVDGDLRISVSMPSIEVGTIGGGTVLEPQGAMLDLLGVRGPHPTEPGQNARQLARIVACAVMAGELSLCSALAAGHLVQSHMTHNRGKKAESTEANKKVANQTPKVSKKDIDRLKEGSKICIKS from the coding sequence ATGCCACTTTTATTTAAACAGATGAAACATCTTGCGACGCCGTTCGCTTATGTGGCTCGATACTCTGCCAGGCACCCAATCCACGTCATTTTGACTACACTTCTAGTATCGACTGCTGCATATCTATCGGTGATTCAGTATTTCTTTAGTGGATGGCATTTGGATTCAAATACCATTTTTTCCTCCAATAACAGAGATCAGAATCGATTTTTTAATGATTGCACTCATTACTATAGGTCGCCATCATCAAATGGCTGGCAtttgatttcaaatgaaGACTCTAGTAGTCTTCAGATGACTGACCATTATTATCTGTTTGACATGAATTTTAACTCGAATCCATCAATCTCAGTGCCTGAGCTCAATGATACGATCTACGAAAACAATGCCAACAAGTATATTCTAAGAACAGAACCTGCGATTCCCTCGGAACTTACTTCTAACGATGGTACCCAATGGAGATTGACTTCTAATAGCAATTATTTTTCTGAAATACAGAGATTCTTTTCCTTCCTCTATAAAAGTTGTACCACCCATATTAACGAGTCGGAACCTTTTGATCtgttcattattattttatccTACGTCACCATGCTTTATACTCTGGCTGGATTATTTACAGatatgaagaaaagagGCTCGAATATATGGTTAACCATCTCTACAATTATTAATAGTGGCTGTGCCTTAGTTCTGGCTCTATATACAACCCAATGCATTATCGAAGCTCCAGTTAATGTGTTCAGTTTGGTAGAAGGTTTACCTTTTATCtttgttattattggtttCAAACATAAGGTGAAGATGGCTTCTTACGCTTTGCGTAAAGTTGAGAGAATTGGCATATCCAAAAAGACAACAACTGATCAGATAATATATGATTCAATGGCTAAAGAGGGCGGGCGTTTGGTGCAGGACCATCTGCTATGTATTACCGCATTCATAGGTTGTTCAATTTATGCCAGTCACTTAGAAGCTTTAACTAACTTCTGCATTCTATGCTCATTTATCTTAACCTTTGAGTTGATCTTGACAAGCACATTCTTCGCAGCTattttatctttgaaattagaaattTATGTTATCCATAGGTCAACTATTATCAAACAAActttagaagaagatggtgtCATTCCAACTACAGCAGATATTATCTCAAGTGCGGAAAGTAAATCAAAGACAtcattttttcaatcaaaCACAGCTGTCATTATAGCCAAATTGTCAATTATTTTGctttttgttgttgtacATTTCTACAACTTCGGAGCCAGGTGGGCTACAGGTGCCTTAACAGCACTCTATATGAATAGGGGACCAAAGGCTCTACCAGATTTTATTAAGAGCGTTTCCAACAACGATTTATTCAGTGAACAAGTAGTTATATCTATTGCGCCTATACAATATTACCAACCTGCAAAATCGTATCATCAACTTGAAGATATGATATTTTCTGTTTTGAGCTATGTTAGTGTGGCTATTCGGGACAGATTTGTCAGTAAACtgattttttttggtttaGCTTTCAGTGCTTCCATTaacatttatttattaaatgcagCTAGAATTCATACCCTTTTGACAGCTAATgaattatcaaagaaaataaatggTATTGTAAACAGACCATCATCCAAAGAAAGCCAATCGACGGTTTCACCAGTACCAAGCGCTGTTTATAACAAGCTTCATGAAAAAAACTTGAATGTACCTGGCGAAAGTACTTACGTTATACCTGAATGTTCTACTGATAGTGAAGAGACTGATAGTGATgaatctgaaatttcaaatcgtccattagaagaattagaacAAGTAATGAAAGAAGGTCGCAcgaaattattgaagaataaagaaattgctTCATTGGTGATTAACAGCAAATTACCTTTGTATGCCTTAGAAAAACAACTTGGTGATACTACAAGGGCCGTTGCAGTCCGTCGTAAGGCATTATCTATTCTTGCCGATGCTCCTGTTTTAGCAACTGATAGATTACCATACAAAAACTTTGATTACGACCGTGTGTTTGGAGCCTGCTGTGAAAATGTTATTGGTTACATGCCATTACCTGTTGGTGTTATTGGTCCCTTaattattgatgatgttCCTTATCACATTCCCATGGCAACTACCGAAGGTTGTTTGGTAGCTTCAGCTATGCGTGGTTGTAAAGCCATTAATGCAGGCGGAGGTATTACAACTGTTCTAACTAAAGACGGTATGACAAGAGGTCCTGTTGTTCGTTTCCCATCATTAAAGAGATCTGGTGCTTGTAAGATATGGTTAGACTCTGAAGATGGtcaagaaaagattaaaaaGGCATTTAATTCGACTTCACGTTTTGCTCGTTTACAACATATTCAAACTGCTCTAGCTggtgatttattatttattagatTTAGAACCACGACAGGTGACGCTATGGGTATGAATATGATTTCAAAGGGCGTTGAGCACTCTTTACACCAAATGGTTACTGAATACGGATGGTATGATATGGAAATTGTCTCAGTTTCAGGAAATTATTGTACTGATAAGAAACCTGCAGCAGTAAATTGGATTGAGGGGCGTGGGAAAAGTATTGTTGCAGAGGCAACGATTCCTGGTAATATTGTCCGTTCGGTCTTAAAGAGTGATGTGACAGCCTTAGttgatttaaatatttcGAAAAACCTTATTGGTTCTGCTATGGCCGGCTCTGTTGGTGGATTTAATGCGCACGCAGCCAATCTCGTGACGGCCGTATTCCTGGCCTTGGGTCAAGACCCCGCTCAAAATGTGGAGAGTTCCAATTGTATtacattaatgaaagaagTTGATGGTGATTTAAGAATATCTGTATCCATGCCATCCATTGAAGTGGGTACCATAGGTGGTGGGACCGTTTTGGAGCCTCAGGGTGCAATGCTAGATTTATTGGGGGTTCGTGGTCCACATCCAACTGAGCCTGGTCAAAATGCACGTCAATTGGCTAGAATTGTTGCTTGTGCAGTAATGGCAGGTGAATTATCCCTATGTTCTGCTCTTGCGGCTGGGCACTTGGTTCAAAGTCATATGACCCATAACCGTGGTAAGAAGGCTGAATCTACGGAGGCAAATAAAAAAGTTGCTAACCAAACCCCGAAGGTTTCcaaaaaagatattgatcGTTTGAAGGAGGGATCCAAAATTTGCATAAAATCATAA